One genomic window of Caldilineales bacterium includes the following:
- the trmFO gene encoding methylenetetrahydrofolate--tRNA-(uracil(54)-C(5))-methyltransferase (FADH(2)-oxidizing) TrmFO, whose translation MSPSITIIGAGLAGSEAAWQLARRGCRVDLYEMRPHRQTEAHATADFAELVCSNSFGALAPDKALGLLKAELRRLDSLIIACAERNALPAGGALAVARDRFSADVTAAITSHPNISVHRQEVADLPSGPAIIATGPLTSPTLAEKIAALAGQRYLYFYDALAPIVALDSVRMPPAWRQSRYDKDSGESEGDYINCPLDREHYEGFVAAVRAAERIELRQFEREDERFFEGCLPIEVLAERDLDALAFGPMRPVGLRDPRTGRRPHAVVQLRQDNLAGTLYNLVGFQTNLKWPEQQRILRLIPGLEEAEFVRLGQMHRNTFLNSPALLRSTLQWRERDDLFFAGQITGSEGYVGSTAGGLLAGINLARLLSGLPPAILPPETMMGSLFHYITHAETKSFQPMKANLGLLPELDPPVHSKPERYRAYAARALSALDAWIAAGNALPALA comes from the coding sequence ATTTCACCCTCGATCACCATCATCGGCGCCGGGCTGGCCGGTTCCGAAGCTGCCTGGCAGCTGGCGCGGCGGGGTTGTCGCGTCGATCTCTACGAGATGCGCCCCCACCGCCAGACCGAGGCCCATGCCACCGCCGACTTCGCCGAGCTGGTCTGCTCGAATTCGTTCGGCGCCCTGGCCCCCGATAAGGCCCTGGGTCTGCTCAAAGCCGAACTGCGCCGCCTCGACTCGCTCATCATCGCCTGCGCCGAGCGCAACGCCTTGCCCGCCGGCGGCGCCTTGGCCGTTGCTCGCGACCGCTTCAGCGCCGATGTCACCGCCGCCATCACTTCGCACCCGAACATCAGCGTCCATCGCCAGGAAGTGGCCGACCTCCCTTCTGGCCCTGCCATCATCGCCACCGGCCCCCTCACCTCGCCCACCCTGGCCGAGAAGATCGCCGCCCTCGCCGGCCAGCGCTATCTCTATTTCTACGACGCCCTCGCCCCCATCGTCGCCCTCGATTCCGTGCGCATGCCCCCGGCTTGGCGGCAATCGCGCTACGACAAGGACAGCGGCGAGTCGGAGGGCGACTACATCAACTGCCCGCTCGACCGAGAGCACTACGAGGGTTTCGTGGCGGCCGTGCGCGCGGCCGAGCGCATCGAACTGCGACAATTCGAGCGCGAGGACGAACGTTTCTTCGAGGGCTGTCTGCCGATCGAAGTCCTGGCCGAGCGTGACCTCGACGCCCTCGCCTTCGGCCCCATGCGCCCCGTGGGCCTGCGCGACCCGCGCACCGGCCGCCGCCCTCATGCTGTCGTCCAGTTGCGGCAGGACAACCTGGCCGGCACGCTCTACAACCTGGTCGGCTTCCAGACCAACCTGAAATGGCCGGAGCAACAGCGCATCCTGCGCCTCATCCCCGGCCTCGAAGAAGCCGAATTCGTCCGTCTGGGCCAGATGCACCGCAACACCTTCCTCAACAGCCCGGCCCTCCTGCGGTCCACCTTGCAGTGGCGGGAGCGCGACGATCTTTTCTTTGCCGGGCAGATCACCGGCTCCGAGGGCTATGTCGGCTCGACGGCCGGCGGCCTCCTGGCCGGGATCAACCTGGCCCGGCTGCTCAGCGGCCTCCCCCCCGCCATCCTGCCGCCGGAAACGATGATGGGGTCGCTCTTCCACTACATCACCCACGCCGAAACGAAGAGCTTCCAGCCGATGAAGGCCAACCTGGGCCTGCTGCCCGAACTGGACCCGCCCGTTCACAGCAAACCCGAACGCTACCGGGCCTACGCCGCCCGCGCCCTTTCGGCGCTGGACGCCTGGATCGCCGCCGGCAACGCCCTACCTGCCCTCGCATGA
- a CDS encoding DUF1385 domain-containing protein encodes MSNFYYGGQAVIEGVMMRGRQQVAVAVRNPQGQIVVHQEPLPARIYRGSISRIPFLRGLVLLWDALGLGTKALMWSADVAIAEEEKEGGAPSPSFSGPMAWGTVLLSLAFGIGLFFLLPTAISHLLENWLGLAKTTSALIEGLIRMALFIGYIVAIGRLPDIRRVFAYHGAEHKTINAYEAGADLKPESVARFSTLHTRCGTSFLLFVLVISILLFVPLQFDAWYLRILSRLALIPVVAGIAYEFLRFSTRHQKNLLMRALIAPGLAMQKLTTREPDLAMLEVAIAALHPVLAADGLELAPQPAGDLLAVPVASQ; translated from the coding sequence TTGAGCAATTTCTACTACGGCGGCCAGGCCGTCATCGAAGGCGTGATGATGCGCGGGCGGCAGCAAGTGGCCGTGGCTGTGCGCAACCCGCAGGGGCAGATCGTCGTCCACCAAGAGCCATTGCCCGCCCGCATCTATCGCGGCAGCATCAGCCGCATCCCTTTCCTGCGCGGGCTGGTGCTGCTGTGGGATGCACTGGGGCTGGGGACGAAGGCGTTGATGTGGTCGGCGGATGTGGCCATCGCCGAAGAAGAGAAAGAAGGCGGGGCGCCCAGCCCGAGTTTTTCCGGCCCGATGGCATGGGGGACGGTGCTGCTGTCGCTGGCCTTCGGCATCGGCCTCTTCTTCCTGCTTCCCACCGCCATTAGCCATTTGCTGGAGAACTGGTTGGGGCTGGCCAAGACCACCAGCGCCCTCATCGAGGGCCTGATCCGCATGGCCTTGTTCATCGGCTACATCGTCGCCATTGGCCGCCTGCCCGACATCCGGCGCGTCTTCGCCTATCACGGGGCCGAACACAAAACCATCAACGCCTACGAAGCCGGAGCCGACCTCAAGCCAGAAAGCGTCGCCCGCTTCTCCACCCTGCACACACGCTGCGGCACCAGCTTCCTGCTGTTCGTGCTGGTGATCAGCATCCTGCTCTTCGTGCCCCTGCAATTCGATGCCTGGTATCTGCGCATCCTCTCGCGGCTGGCGCTGATCCCGGTCGTCGCCGGCATCGCCTACGAATTCCTGCGCTTCAGCACCCGCCACCAGAAGAACCTCCTCATGCGGGCGCTGATCGCCCCCGGCCTGGCCATGCAGAAACTGACCACGCGTGAACCCGACCTGGCCATGCTCGAAGTCGCCATCGCCGCCCTCCACCCGGTTCTGGCCGCCGATGGCCTGGAGCTCGCGCCCCAACCTGCTGGCGACCTCCTTGCCGTTCCCGTTGCCTCTCAATAG
- a CDS encoding malate dehydrogenase, giving the protein MKSPLKITITGAAGQIGYSLLFRIAHGDVFGPDQPVILQMLEITPALGALEGVAMELTDCAFPLLHGMVLTDSARTGFDGANWAFLVGAFPRKAGMDRSDLISKNGPIFVEQGRAINAVAAPDFRALVVGNPANTNALICMSNAPDVPQERFHAMTRLDHNRALSQLAVKAGVGVSDIRRMIIWGNHSNTMVPDISHCRIGRQKAINAVGRRWYKKEFIPTVAGRGAAVIKARGASSAASAANAAIDHVHDWALGTRKGDWVSMSVTSDGSYGAPKGVIFSFPCVTAGDGSYEIVQGLSVDEEIAAGIKATGDELLAERAVVADLL; this is encoded by the coding sequence ATGAAATCACCCCTTAAAATCACGATCACCGGCGCTGCCGGGCAGATTGGCTATTCCCTGCTCTTTCGCATCGCCCACGGCGACGTCTTCGGCCCCGACCAGCCCGTGATCCTGCAGATGCTGGAGATCACCCCCGCCTTGGGCGCACTCGAAGGCGTGGCGATGGAACTGACCGACTGCGCCTTCCCGCTGTTGCACGGCATGGTGCTGACCGATAGCGCCCGCACCGGCTTCGATGGCGCCAACTGGGCCTTCCTGGTCGGCGCTTTCCCGCGCAAGGCCGGGATGGACCGCAGCGATTTGATCAGCAAGAACGGCCCCATCTTCGTCGAGCAGGGCCGGGCCATCAACGCCGTCGCCGCTCCCGATTTCCGGGCCTTGGTGGTGGGCAACCCGGCCAACACCAACGCTTTGATCTGCATGAGCAACGCCCCCGATGTGCCGCAGGAACGCTTCCATGCCATGACCCGGCTCGATCACAACCGGGCGCTGAGCCAATTGGCCGTCAAAGCTGGCGTGGGCGTCAGCGACATCCGCCGCATGATCATCTGGGGCAATCATTCCAACACCATGGTGCCCGACATCAGCCATTGCCGCATCGGCCGCCAGAAGGCCATCAATGCCGTGGGCCGGCGCTGGTACAAGAAAGAATTCATCCCCACCGTGGCCGGGCGCGGCGCGGCGGTGATCAAAGCGCGCGGGGCTTCCTCGGCCGCCTCGGCTGCCAATGCTGCCATCGACCACGTGCACGATTGGGCCTTGGGCACGCGCAAGGGCGATTGGGTGTCGATGTCCGTGACCAGCGACGGCTCCTATGGCGCGCCCAAAGGCGTCATCTTCAGCTTCCCCTGTGTGACCGCCGGTGATGGCAGCTACGAAATCGTCCAGGGTCTATCGGTCGATGAAGAGATCGCCGCCGGGATCAAGGCCACGGGCGACGAGCTGCTGGCCGAGCGCGCGGTCGTGGCCGATCTGCTCTGA
- the era gene encoding GTPase Era: MSPPATLPDSLEEAPPGHRSGFVAVVGRPNVGKSTLMNALLGQKIAIVSPRPQTTRNRINGILTAPDLQVIFVDTPGIHGPQHKLGEFMVEEALAALPDADLILWITDVSKPPHQDDERVASVLRAQPIPVILVMNKIDITPPAALVANSAFFRALIPAAVTDIALSAHKEWGTEALVDLLRQHLPPGPRYFPPDQVTDVQIRFLAAELVREKALLHLRQEVPHAVAVEIEEFSERANGAAYVAARILVERDSQKGILVGKGGGMLKRIGSEARQEIEQLTEGPVFLDLLVAVRPQWRRNPDELRRLGYVKREA, translated from the coding sequence ATGTCGCCACCCGCCACCCTGCCCGATTCCCTGGAAGAGGCGCCACCCGGCCATCGCTCCGGCTTCGTGGCCGTGGTGGGGCGACCAAATGTGGGCAAATCCACGCTGATGAACGCGCTGCTGGGGCAGAAGATCGCCATCGTCTCCCCGCGGCCTCAGACCACGCGCAACCGCATCAACGGCATCCTCACCGCACCCGATCTCCAGGTCATCTTTGTCGATACACCTGGCATTCACGGCCCCCAGCACAAACTGGGCGAGTTCATGGTCGAGGAGGCCCTGGCGGCCCTGCCCGACGCCGACCTCATCTTGTGGATCACAGATGTCAGCAAGCCGCCGCACCAGGATGACGAGCGCGTGGCCTCGGTTCTGCGCGCCCAGCCCATCCCCGTCATCCTGGTGATGAACAAGATCGACATCACCCCGCCCGCAGCGTTGGTGGCCAATAGCGCTTTTTTCCGCGCCCTCATCCCCGCCGCTGTCACCGATATTGCCCTCAGCGCCCACAAGGAATGGGGGACCGAGGCCCTGGTGGACCTGCTGCGCCAGCACCTGCCGCCCGGCCCCCGCTACTTCCCACCCGACCAGGTGACAGATGTCCAGATTCGCTTCCTGGCTGCGGAGCTGGTGCGTGAGAAGGCCCTGCTGCATCTGCGCCAGGAAGTGCCGCACGCGGTGGCGGTGGAGATCGAGGAGTTCAGCGAGCGGGCCAATGGCGCCGCCTATGTCGCCGCCCGCATCCTGGTCGAGCGCGACTCGCAGAAGGGCATCCTGGTGGGCAAGGGCGGCGGCATGCTCAAGCGCATCGGCAGCGAGGCCCGGCAGGAGATCGAGCAACTGACCGAGGGGCCGGTCTTCCTCGACCTGTTGGTGGCCGTGCGCCCGCAGTGGCGGCGAAACCCGGATGAGTTGCGGCGCCTGGGATATGTGAAGCGGGAGGCGTGA
- a CDS encoding ribonuclease HII, with the protein MMIEQELWAQGRRVVGLDEAGRGAWAGPVVAAAVVLPPEPDRLAVELAGVADSKLVRPAVREKLDAAIRAIAEVGVGAVSAAEIDDIGIVPATLRAMELALADLPHPPDYLLIDYIPRPLGNWPQQRLVRGESQSLSIAAASIVAKVHRDRLMLAFHRTYPGYRFDQHKGYGVPLHRAAIELWGPTPIHRRTWAPFVQLRLALPLVVD; encoded by the coding sequence ATGATGATCGAGCAGGAGTTGTGGGCGCAGGGCCGGCGCGTGGTCGGGCTGGACGAGGCCGGGCGGGGGGCGTGGGCCGGGCCGGTGGTGGCGGCGGCCGTCGTCCTGCCGCCTGAACCCGACCGGCTGGCCGTCGAACTGGCCGGCGTGGCCGATTCCAAGCTAGTGCGCCCGGCCGTGCGCGAGAAGCTGGACGCGGCCATCCGGGCGATAGCCGAAGTGGGGGTGGGCGCCGTCAGCGCCGCCGAGATCGACGACATCGGCATCGTCCCCGCCACTCTGCGGGCGATGGAGCTGGCCCTGGCCGATCTCCCGCACCCGCCCGACTACCTGCTCATCGACTACATCCCGCGCCCGCTGGGAAACTGGCCGCAGCAGCGACTGGTGCGTGGCGAGAGCCAATCGCTGTCCATCGCCGCTGCCTCCATCGTGGCCAAAGTGCACCGAGACCGCCTCATGCTCGCCTTTCACCGCACCTATCCCGGCTATCGTTTCGACCAGCACAAGGGCTACGGCGTCCCCCTCCATCGCGCTGCCATCGAGCTGTGGGGGCCGACCCCCATCCATCGCCGCACCTGGGCGCCGTTTGTCCAATTGCGGCTTGCGTTGCCGTTGGTGGTAGACTAG
- a CDS encoding type II toxin-antitoxin system HicB family antitoxin, whose translation MHNEFTAFVEQDGEWFIAYSPEVPEANGQGLTREECLRDLAAAIDLVLLDRREDALRNKPAGVMRDLVVVG comes from the coding sequence ATGCATAATGAGTTCACAGCTTTTGTCGAACAGGACGGCGAATGGTTCATCGCCTACTCGCCAGAAGTGCCCGAAGCAAATGGTCAGGGCCTCACAAGAGAGGAATGCTTGCGTGATTTGGCGGCCGCCATCGATCTTGTGCTGCTCGATCGCCGCGAAGATGCTTTACGCAATAAGCCGGCCGGCGTCATGCGCGATTTGGTAGTAGTCGGATGA
- a CDS encoding type II toxin-antitoxin system HicA family toxin yields the protein MLKHLSTHGCKLKREGSAHSLWINPETGAIQAIPRHIEISDQLARRICRRLSIPDFKYRN from the coding sequence ATGTTGAAGCATTTGTCGACGCATGGGTGTAAGTTGAAACGCGAGGGTAGCGCCCATTCACTCTGGATCAACCCTGAGACAGGAGCAATTCAGGCCATTCCACGGCATATTGAGATTTCTGATCAGCTTGCCAGACGCATTTGTCGCCGTTTGTCAATTCCGGACTTCAAATATCGGAACTGA
- a CDS encoding YraN family protein gives MTDPRKGLGRLGERLAAEALQKAGLRILAQNWRCSQGEIDILAREGDVVAVVEVKTRRGRQAGTPEQGVDEPKRRKLCALAQAYIDATGWEGTVRIDVVAVELDSAGHLLRLSHWREAIDCW, from the coding sequence GTGACCGATCCGCGCAAGGGTTTGGGGCGTTTGGGCGAGCGGCTGGCCGCCGAGGCCCTGCAAAAGGCCGGGTTGCGCATCCTGGCCCAAAACTGGCGTTGTAGCCAGGGCGAAATCGACATCCTGGCCCGCGAGGGCGATGTGGTGGCGGTGGTGGAGGTGAAGACGCGGCGAGGTCGTCAGGCCGGGACGCCGGAGCAGGGTGTGGATGAACCCAAGCGACGCAAGTTGTGCGCGCTGGCGCAAGCCTACATCGACGCCACCGGCTGGGAGGGGACGGTGCGCATCGATGTGGTGGCGGTCGAACTTGACAGCGCCGGCCATCTCTTGCGCCTTTCGCACTGGCGGGAGGCAATCGATTGCTGGTGA
- a CDS encoding BrnT family toxin: MIEILRIVCPDYIEDKLETKHNVSVLEARQVLLNKPRIRFGERGNVEGDDVYAAFGQTYGGRYLAVFFVYKPDQAMAIIISARDMSSQERRRYAKK, translated from the coding sequence ATGATCGAAATCCTTCGCATCGTCTGCCCAGACTACATTGAAGATAAGCTCGAGACGAAACACAACGTATCCGTGCTTGAAGCGAGGCAGGTTTTGCTCAATAAGCCCCGCATTCGTTTTGGCGAGCGGGGCAATGTCGAGGGTGATGATGTTTATGCAGCCTTTGGTCAGACCTATGGTGGGCGATACCTGGCAGTCTTCTTCGTTTACAAACCTGACCAGGCAATGGCCATCATTATTAGCGCCCGAGATATGTCTTCCCAGGAACGGCGGAGATATGCCAAAAAATAA
- a CDS encoding BrnA antitoxin family protein, which yields MPKNNLSTISKARTLKEIGAFWDEHDFTDFDTDAPDVEYHIASAVAIDPDLLFAITDQASMRGVGVETLVNLWLQEKLAEQRSLAPA from the coding sequence ATGCCAAAAAATAACCTTTCCACTATTTCCAAAGCGAGAACCCTGAAAGAAATCGGTGCCTTCTGGGATGAGCATGATTTCACCGATTTCGATACGGATGCTCCAGATGTTGAATATCACATTGCTTCGGCAGTTGCGATAGATCCCGATCTACTTTTCGCCATCACCGACCAGGCCAGCATGCGCGGGGTGGGGGTTGAAACGCTTGTAAATCTGTGGCTGCAAGAGAAACTGGCCGAACAACGATCGTTGGCGCCTGCGTAG
- the miaA gene encoding tRNA (adenosine(37)-N6)-dimethylallyltransferase MiaA: MFSPLLVIIGPTAVGKTELSLRLAAALGGEIVSADSRQVYRGMDIGTAKPTLAERQLVPHHLIDIREPNETISLGEYQQLAAQAMAQIHGRGRLPMLVGGTGQYVRAVVEGWQTPELPPQPGLRAELEAQAEREGKEAVFARLAALDPASAARIDPRNLRRVIRALEVTLTLGRPFSQAQSKAPPPYRILQIGLTRPRPALYARADARIEAMIAAGFVEEVGRLLAAGFGPDLPSFSSLGYRELAAHLAGEMSLDEAIILLRRHTREFIRRQYNWFSLSDPAIAWFDLETRTPDEVLNAVRARVL; this comes from the coding sequence TTGTTCTCACCACTCCTTGTCATCATCGGCCCCACCGCCGTCGGCAAGACCGAGCTTTCTCTGCGTCTGGCCGCGGCGCTGGGCGGCGAGATCGTCTCTGCCGACTCGCGACAGGTCTATCGCGGGATGGATATCGGCACGGCCAAGCCCACCCTGGCCGAGCGCCAACTTGTCCCCCATCATCTGATTGACATAAGAGAACCGAACGAGACCATTTCGCTGGGCGAATATCAGCAATTGGCCGCGCAAGCGATGGCGCAGATACACGGGCGGGGCCGTCTGCCGATGCTGGTGGGGGGCACGGGGCAGTATGTGCGGGCGGTGGTGGAAGGCTGGCAGACGCCAGAGCTGCCGCCGCAGCCGGGGTTGCGGGCCGAACTGGAGGCGCAGGCCGAAAGGGAGGGGAAGGAGGCCGTCTTCGCCCGGCTGGCCGCGCTCGACCCGGCCAGCGCCGCCCGCATCGACCCCCGCAACCTGCGCCGGGTGATCCGGGCGCTGGAGGTGACCCTGACTCTGGGCCGGCCCTTCAGCCAGGCGCAATCGAAAGCGCCGCCGCCCTACCGCATCCTGCAAATCGGCCTCACCCGACCCCGGCCGGCGCTGTATGCCCGCGCCGACGCCCGTATCGAAGCCATGATCGCCGCCGGCTTTGTCGAAGAGGTGGGGCGCTTGCTGGCGGCCGGGTTCGGCCCCGACCTCCCCAGTTTTTCCAGCCTGGGCTACCGCGAGCTGGCGGCCCATCTTGCCGGCGAAATGAGCCTGGATGAAGCCATAATCTTGTTGCGACGCCATACGCGCGAGTTCATCCGCCGGCAGTACAACTGGTTTTCGCTCAGCGACCCTGCCATCGCCTGGTTCGATCTGGAGACAAGGACGCCGGACGAGGTGCTGAACGCCGTTCGGGCGAGGGTGCTTTGA
- a CDS encoding tetratricopeptide repeat protein codes for MTEIEQLERGIAALEAQRAALGDVVVDTALAPLRERLHALQARSNGEGRRRHVTVLFADVSGYTALASSMDVEDVAVMMNRLWSSLDEVIRRFGGRIDKHIGDAVMAVWGIESAREDNVAQAIRAGLAMQEHLQQQTILPGLAPLAMRIGIHTGPALLGLIDSTGEFTATGDTVNVTERVQSVAPVGGVLISHDAYRQVRGLFSVQAMEPVLLKGKTEPQRTYRILAVKPRSFHLSARGIEGVETRMIGRDAEFARLQAVGDSVLAAGRMQVVAIVGEAGAGKSRLLHEFLSWLDLHPQSFWAFKARADESGRSQPHGLWRQLLSHRFGIADDDPLAVAQQKLVEGVIAFLPDEAEAMAHHIGHLIGLDFGDSPWLRAAVGNVGQFYEQAVAYLGQVLAAAAVDAPLLIALEDLHWADEASFHTLARILHDGRDLRAIVIATARPTVAERWPGWEAMLGLDQRLDLAPLSPADCGLLIDDIFQKARHIPPDLRELIVTRSEGNPFFLEEMVKMLIDRRIILPGEEEWRVSSAALVEAQVPDTLAGVLEARLDGLDEDERQVLQSASVLGRVFWDDALAQLDRAAAETRRSDQALAEVLARLCRREMVFHRPESTFPQVQEFTFKHAILHDVTYATVLKPQRRRYHGLAAAWLIERSGERAAEFAGVIAGHLQAAGQPGEAAVWFGTAGDRALATFAPAVAIHAYEQALALAPGRMEWLAGLGEALWQRAEYQRSVEVYQQMLAAAQAANDYLMQARALNGLSLVYERQHELQIAFDHAVRAAETARHAGEPAQIFLAEALFLQGWSLYRQNRAAEAIDLAEQSLALCTGEATPAEAGAQPLKLARVRALNLNLLGSVHSRLGNFDQANAFSERAYEMYLALGDRRGATTLLNNLAVAAHLSGHYADAAAGYRRVLDLCRETGNRDLGFGVTGNLAEALVDMEHYAEAEAVLVDLLQNEQAEARAGRVKVYRYLAEAQWGQGRYDAAWASALAGLEHAGRTPSDYLAGLWRVLGLLAVDGPPPAVLARPADLDLSPDACFDRALALAVAAGNEAERAAILRDWGAYRLNQGDEARGRALWQEARARFEAAGLGVQVERMDRGR; via the coding sequence ATGACAGAGATCGAGCAACTGGAGCGGGGCATTGCCGCCCTCGAAGCACAGCGCGCCGCCCTGGGCGATGTGGTGGTGGACACCGCCCTGGCGCCCTTGCGCGAACGTTTGCACGCCCTGCAAGCGCGCTCCAACGGCGAGGGGCGCCGTCGGCATGTGACCGTCCTCTTCGCCGACGTTTCGGGCTACACTGCCCTGGCCTCGTCGATGGATGTCGAGGATGTGGCGGTGATGATGAACCGGCTGTGGTCGTCACTCGATGAGGTCATCCGCCGCTTTGGTGGTCGCATCGACAAACACATCGGCGACGCCGTGATGGCGGTGTGGGGCATCGAAAGCGCGCGCGAGGACAACGTGGCCCAGGCCATTCGCGCCGGCCTGGCCATGCAGGAACACTTGCAGCAGCAAACGATCCTCCCCGGCCTGGCCCCGCTGGCCATGCGCATCGGTATCCACACCGGCCCGGCGCTGTTGGGGCTGATCGATTCGACCGGCGAGTTCACCGCCACCGGCGACACGGTCAACGTGACCGAGCGTGTACAAAGCGTGGCGCCGGTGGGCGGCGTCCTCATTTCGCATGACGCCTATCGTCAGGTGCGGGGATTGTTTTCGGTGCAGGCGATGGAGCCGGTGCTGCTCAAGGGCAAGACCGAACCGCAACGCACCTACCGGATTCTGGCTGTCAAACCGCGCTCCTTTCATCTCTCCGCCCGTGGGATCGAAGGCGTCGAGACGCGCATGATCGGCCGCGACGCCGAGTTTGCCCGCTTGCAGGCGGTCGGCGACTCCGTCCTCGCCGCTGGCAGGATGCAGGTCGTCGCCATCGTGGGCGAGGCCGGCGCCGGCAAGAGCCGCTTGTTGCACGAATTCCTCAGCTGGCTGGACCTGCACCCCCAGAGCTTCTGGGCTTTCAAGGCCAGGGCCGATGAATCCGGTCGGAGCCAGCCGCACGGGTTGTGGCGACAGTTGCTGTCGCATCGCTTTGGCATCGCCGACGATGATCCGTTGGCCGTGGCGCAGCAGAAATTGGTGGAGGGCGTGATCGCCTTCCTGCCCGACGAGGCCGAGGCGATGGCGCACCATATCGGGCATTTGATCGGTTTAGATTTCGGCGACAGCCCCTGGCTGCGGGCTGCCGTGGGCAATGTCGGCCAGTTCTACGAGCAGGCTGTGGCCTATTTGGGCCAGGTGCTGGCGGCCGCAGCCGTCGATGCGCCGCTCCTGATTGCGCTCGAAGACCTGCATTGGGCGGACGAGGCTTCGTTCCACACCCTCGCCCGCATCTTGCACGATGGCCGGGACCTGCGCGCCATCGTCATTGCCACGGCGCGACCCACTGTAGCCGAGCGTTGGCCCGGCTGGGAGGCCATGCTGGGCCTCGATCAGCGCCTCGACCTGGCGCCGCTCTCGCCCGCCGACTGCGGTCTTCTGATCGACGACATCTTCCAGAAAGCCCGGCACATCCCCCCCGACCTGCGTGAGTTGATCGTCACCCGCAGCGAAGGCAATCCTTTCTTTCTGGAGGAGATGGTGAAGATGCTGATCGACCGGCGCATCATCCTACCGGGCGAGGAAGAGTGGCGCGTATCGTCGGCGGCGCTGGTCGAGGCGCAGGTGCCCGATACCCTGGCGGGGGTGCTGGAGGCCCGGTTGGACGGCCTGGACGAGGACGAACGCCAGGTGTTGCAGTCGGCTTCTGTGCTTGGCCGTGTGTTCTGGGACGACGCCCTGGCACAGTTGGACCGGGCCGCCGCCGAAACCCGCCGCTCTGACCAGGCGTTGGCGGAGGTCCTGGCCCGGCTGTGCCGCCGCGAGATGGTCTTTCACCGCCCAGAATCCACTTTCCCCCAGGTGCAGGAATTCACCTTCAAACACGCTATCCTGCATGATGTGACCTATGCCACGGTGCTGAAACCACAGCGGCGGCGCTATCACGGTCTGGCGGCGGCATGGCTGATCGAGCGCAGCGGCGAGCGCGCGGCCGAGTTCGCGGGTGTGATCGCCGGGCACCTGCAAGCGGCGGGGCAGCCGGGCGAGGCCGCGGTCTGGTTCGGCACGGCCGGCGACCGGGCGCTGGCCACCTTTGCGCCGGCCGTCGCCATCCATGCCTACGAGCAGGCCCTGGCGCTGGCGCCGGGCAGGATGGAATGGCTGGCCGGGTTGGGCGAGGCGCTATGGCAGCGGGCCGAGTACCAGCGCTCGGTCGAGGTCTATCAGCAGATGCTGGCGGCGGCGCAGGCGGCCAACGACTATCTGATGCAGGCGCGGGCCTTGAACGGGCTGAGCCTGGTCTACGAGCGCCAGCACGAGTTGCAGATTGCCTTCGATCACGCCGTTCGGGCGGCCGAGACGGCCCGCCACGCTGGCGAGCCGGCGCAGATCTTTCTGGCCGAGGCGCTGTTCTTGCAGGGCTGGAGCCTGTACCGGCAGAACCGTGCTGCCGAGGCCATCGACCTGGCCGAGCAATCTCTGGCGCTCTGCACTGGCGAGGCGACGCCGGCCGAGGCGGGCGCGCAGCCGCTGAAGCTGGCCCGCGTGCGGGCGCTCAACCTCAACTTGTTGGGGAGTGTGCATTCACGGCTGGGTAATTTCGACCAGGCGAATGCCTTCAGTGAGCGGGCCTATGAGATGTATCTGGCGTTGGGCGACCGGCGCGGGGCGACGACGTTGCTGAACAACCTGGCCGTGGCCGCCCATCTCAGCGGGCACTATGCCGATGCGGCTGCCGGTTATCGCCGCGTGTTGGATCTGTGTCGCGAGACGGGCAACCGGGATCTGGGCTTTGGCGTCACGGGCAACCTGGCCGAGGCGCTGGTGGACATGGAGCACTATGCCGAGGCCGAGGCTGTGCTGGTGGACTTGCTGCAGAATGAGCAGGCCGAGGCCCGCGCGGGGAGGGTCAAGGTCTATCGCTATCTGGCCGAGGCGCAGTGGGGCCAGGGGCGCTACGATGCCGCCTGGGCCTCGGCGCTGGCCGGGCTGGAGCACGCCGGGCGGACGCCTTCCGACTATCTGGCCGGGCTGTGGCGGGTGCTGGGGCTTCTGGCCGTGGATGGGCCGCCGCCGGCCGTCCTCGCTCGCCCCGCCGATCTCGATCTCTCGCCCGATGCCTGTTTTGACCGCGCCCTGGCCCTGGCAGTCGCAGCCGGGAACGAGGCCGAGCGGGCGGCCATCCTGCGCGATTGGGGCGCTTATCGGCTGAACCAGGGCGACGAGGCAAGGGGCCGGGCGCTGTGGCAGGAGGCCAGGGCGCGCTTCGAGGCCGCCGGTCTGGGCGTGCAGGTCGAGCGGATGGACAGGGGCAGGTAA